In Chryseobacterium geocarposphaerae, the following are encoded in one genomic region:
- a CDS encoding TIGR02117 family protein, producing MLILLLKIIGIVLGVVILYVVLGYLLPFIEVSGKDDRQKKEIPVYIYTNGVHTDIVMPVKNDVQDWSLKLPFNNIRSKKTDYNYIGIGWGDKGFYLDTPTWADLKFSTAFKAAFWLSKSAMHCTYYREMREGEDCKKIMISRSQYQKLVQFIENKFDQDQNGKFILIPTNAVYGDNDAFYDAKGTYSFLYTCNTWANDALKAAEQKAAFWTPSDYGIFLHYK from the coding sequence ATGCTAATCCTGCTATTAAAGATCATAGGTATTGTTCTGGGAGTTGTTATTCTCTATGTTGTTTTGGGCTATCTTCTTCCTTTCATTGAAGTGTCCGGGAAAGATGACCGGCAAAAGAAAGAGATTCCGGTTTATATCTATACCAATGGAGTTCACACAGATATTGTAATGCCGGTAAAGAACGATGTGCAGGATTGGAGTCTGAAGCTTCCATTTAATAATATCAGATCCAAGAAAACGGATTATAATTATATTGGAATAGGATGGGGAGATAAAGGCTTTTATCTTGATACTCCTACCTGGGCTGATCTAAAGTTTTCTACCGCTTTCAAAGCCGCATTCTGGTTAAGTAAGTCCGCGATGCATTGTACATACTACAGGGAAATGAGAGAAGGAGAAGATTGTAAAAAAATCATGATCAGCAGAAGCCAGTATCAGAAGTTAGTCCAGTTTATTGAAAATAAGTTTGATCAGGATCAGAACGGGAAATTTATTTTGATTCCTACCAATGCTGTGTATGGCGATAATGATGCCTTTTATGATGCTAAAGGCACTTATAGTTTTCTGTATACCTGCAATACGTGGGCAAATGATGCTCTGAAAGCTGCTGAACAAAAAGCCGCTTTCTGGACTCCTTCGGATTACGGAATATTTTTACATTATAAGTAA
- a CDS encoding rhodanese-like domain-containing protein: MSLAEVIKSGNYELIDVREPMELEMDGNIDGAKNIPLGEVEDRQDEILSIEKPVILFCRSGNRSGKALEYLNAQGLRDGYNGGGWADLKATIEANQGTF; the protein is encoded by the coding sequence ATGTCTTTAGCAGAAGTAATAAAATCAGGAAATTATGAATTGATCGACGTTCGTGAACCTATGGAACTGGAAATGGACGGGAATATAGACGGCGCAAAAAACATCCCTTTAGGTGAAGTAGAAGACAGACAGGATGAAATTCTTTCTATCGAAAAGCCGGTTATCCTATTCTGCAGAAGCGGAAACAGAAGCGGAAAAGCATTAGAATATTTAAATGCTCAAGGTTTGAGAGACGGCTACAATGGTGGCGGTTGGGCAGACCTGAAAGCAACGATCGAAGCAAATCAAGGAACTTTTTAA
- a CDS encoding alpha/beta hydrolase family protein, translating to MKKLFYPWVMILFITTSACSQSTNDTEEAAPIQPKLGNSFQGPIQKPASGYGADGNYEVAEIDFSNPQYTGTQVSIFYPKGITSPRPTIFFSHPFGGEDKEYNIELYNFIAKKGYVVVFVPYRTIDISVDHRYQTLWEGFIKAAADYPNIIDTQKVGFMGHSFGGGASIDLAYKAFTEKGWGQNGRFLFTMAPWYSFNWNSTLTTQQQLQSFPSNTKMITQVYDEDDVNDHRMAIDIFKNINISNTEKDFIYIKSSTVNGYNYITDHAMPSSRKVFDALDYYGVYRLLDAMMDYSFNGNSNAKNVALGNGSAAQVTMPSYSGQSMTPLEVTDNPTPKYPQGKYQFQCGDSTNPRISYCN from the coding sequence ATGAAAAAACTATTCTATCCATGGGTAATGATTTTGTTTATTACCACTTCTGCATGCTCTCAAAGCACTAACGACACTGAAGAAGCTGCTCCTATTCAGCCAAAACTTGGCAACAGCTTTCAGGGACCTATTCAGAAACCGGCATCAGGATATGGTGCAGACGGAAATTATGAAGTGGCTGAAATTGACTTTAGTAATCCACAGTATACGGGAACACAGGTTTCAATTTTCTATCCTAAAGGGATTACTTCTCCCAGACCTACTATATTCTTTTCACATCCGTTTGGTGGTGAGGATAAAGAATACAATATAGAGCTGTATAACTTCATTGCCAAGAAAGGTTATGTGGTAGTATTTGTGCCTTATCGTACCATAGACATCAGTGTTGATCACCGTTACCAAACCCTGTGGGAAGGCTTCATAAAGGCTGCTGCAGATTATCCCAACATTATTGATACTCAGAAAGTAGGCTTCATGGGACATTCTTTTGGTGGTGGAGCAAGTATTGATCTTGCCTATAAAGCATTTACAGAAAAAGGATGGGGGCAGAACGGGCGTTTTCTTTTCACTATGGCTCCCTGGTATTCTTTTAACTGGAACAGTACATTAACGACCCAACAGCAATTGCAGAGCTTCCCTTCTAATACCAAAATGATTACGCAGGTCTATGACGAGGATGATGTCAACGATCACAGAATGGCAATCGATATCTTTAAAAACATCAATATTTCTAATACTGAAAAAGATTTCATTTATATTAAATCATCTACAGTTAACGGATACAATTATATAACAGATCACGCAATGCCAAGTTCCCGAAAAGTATTTGATGCATTGGACTATTATGGGGTATACCGTCTTTTGGATGCGATGATGGATTATAGTTTCAATGGAAACAGCAATGCCAAAAATGTTGCTTTAGGTAATGGTTCCGCTGCGCAGGTTACCATGCCTTCCTATAGCGGTCAATCGATGACTCCGCTTGAAGTTACAGATAATCCCACACCGAAATATCCGCAAGGAAAATATCAGTTTCAATGCGGAGACAGTACCAATCCTCGAATTTCTTACTGCAACTAA
- a CDS encoding NRAMP family divalent metal transporter, giving the protein MSVKHQVENQTKKFKKFFGLLGPGLTTGAADDDPSGIATYSQTGAQFGYGQLWTALYMLPFMTAVQEACARIGMVTGKGLTGVIKEHYSKKILYSSVGLVVIANTINIGADIGAMAAAAQLIIPADIVILMLFFTVSILTLEVFTSYRVYSKVLKWLALSLLAYPLTAFIIDQPWKEILKASIVPHFEFSFNFLFIITGVFGTTITPYMFFWQASQEVEEENERGLIQDGKPNIGWRHIHAMRKDNSIGMVISEFTTWCIILVGGTVLHSAHITDINTAADAAKALEPLVQSFPNSGLISKIIFATGIIGLGLLAVPVLSGSASYAVSEALNWNASLNLKFARAKGFYMVIIISTLIGLCMNFIGINPVKALVYTAVLNGVAAVPLLFLIIRISASERIMGEFKSRWLSKSLLWATFMFIAAASIAMFFTI; this is encoded by the coding sequence ATGTCTGTCAAACATCAGGTCGAAAATCAAACAAAAAAATTCAAAAAATTCTTCGGTCTTTTAGGTCCCGGGCTGACAACGGGAGCTGCTGATGATGATCCTTCAGGCATTGCCACCTATTCTCAGACAGGAGCTCAGTTTGGCTATGGTCAATTATGGACAGCCCTCTATATGCTTCCGTTTATGACTGCCGTGCAGGAAGCCTGCGCAAGAATAGGAATGGTTACCGGTAAAGGGTTAACAGGAGTTATCAAAGAGCATTACAGTAAAAAAATACTTTATAGTTCTGTAGGATTGGTTGTTATTGCCAATACGATCAATATCGGAGCTGATATTGGGGCCATGGCAGCTGCCGCCCAATTAATTATTCCTGCTGATATTGTTATACTAATGCTGTTTTTTACGGTTAGTATACTTACATTAGAGGTCTTCACCAGTTATCGGGTATATTCAAAAGTTCTTAAATGGCTGGCATTATCACTTCTTGCCTACCCTCTTACAGCTTTTATTATTGATCAGCCGTGGAAAGAAATACTAAAAGCCTCTATTGTTCCTCATTTTGAATTTTCTTTCAATTTTCTTTTTATAATCACCGGAGTATTTGGGACAACGATTACACCTTATATGTTCTTTTGGCAGGCTTCCCAGGAAGTGGAAGAAGAAAATGAGAGAGGTCTGATTCAAGATGGAAAGCCCAACATCGGATGGCGTCATATTCATGCAATGAGGAAAGATAATAGTATAGGGATGGTCATCTCTGAATTTACAACATGGTGTATTATATTGGTTGGAGGAACTGTTCTGCATAGCGCTCATATAACAGATATTAATACTGCGGCTGATGCAGCAAAAGCTTTAGAACCTTTAGTACAGTCATTTCCAAATTCGGGGTTGATATCAAAAATCATATTTGCTACAGGAATCATTGGATTGGGATTACTTGCCGTACCCGTTCTTTCAGGATCGGCATCATATGCGGTTTCCGAAGCTCTCAACTGGAATGCAAGTTTAAACCTGAAATTTGCAAGAGCAAAAGGATTTTATATGGTTATTATTATCTCTACACTTATTGGTCTGTGTATGAATTTTATTGGGATTAATCCTGTGAAGGCTCTTGTTTACACAGCTGTTCTCAATGGCGTAGCTGCAGTTCCTCTGTTGTTTCTTATCATCAGAATATCTGCAAGCGAACGCATTATGGGAGAATTCAAAAGCAGATGGCTTTCAAAAAGTTTATTATGGGCAACTTTTATGTTTATAGCTGCGGCATCTATTGCAATGTTTTTTACTATTTAA
- a CDS encoding LytR/AlgR family response regulator transcription factor: MKKNLHIVIIEDEAATARNLEYILKEINPEIQIVKTLPSIAEAMDWFRLNDSDYDLIFSDIRLSDGLSFEIFKQINIRKPVVFVTAYNDYAIEAFRNNGIDYVLKPFDTEEIQRTLLKYDTLIADNSKNGQDKTESLLQELQYTTKQYKKSFLIHYCGRLIPVDAAKINWFHTANEIVYAHMADGRQYVVEFTLEQLEHELDPTLFFRANRQFIINKNAVDAVEYFFNGRLLVKIHPLPQEQILVSKAKAMHFRKWLDQ; this comes from the coding sequence ATGAAAAAAAATTTACATATCGTCATTATCGAAGATGAAGCTGCAACCGCAAGAAATCTTGAGTATATCCTGAAAGAAATCAACCCGGAAATCCAAATTGTGAAGACTTTACCAAGTATAGCAGAAGCAATGGATTGGTTCAGATTAAACGATAGTGATTATGATCTGATATTTTCGGATATCAGACTTTCTGACGGATTATCATTTGAAATCTTTAAACAGATCAATATAAGAAAACCCGTTGTTTTTGTTACGGCATATAATGATTATGCGATCGAGGCATTCCGTAACAACGGTATTGATTATGTTTTAAAGCCTTTTGACACAGAAGAAATACAGCGGACTTTACTTAAATATGATACTCTTATTGCTGATAATTCAAAAAATGGACAGGACAAAACGGAATCTCTGCTACAGGAGCTGCAGTATACAACAAAGCAATATAAAAAATCCTTCCTTATTCATTACTGCGGCAGGCTTATCCCTGTTGACGCGGCTAAAATCAATTGGTTCCATACCGCAAATGAAATCGTATACGCACATATGGCCGATGGCAGACAATATGTAGTGGAATTTACCCTGGAACAGCTGGAACATGAGCTCGATCCTACTCTCTTTTTCAGGGCTAACCGCCAATTCATTATCAACAAGAATGCTGTAGATGCCGTAGAATATTTCTTTAATGGCAGACTGCTGGTCAAAATACATCCGCTACCTCAGGAACAAATCCTTGTCAGCAAAGCAAAAGCAATGCATTTCAGAAAGTGGCTGGATCAATAA
- a CDS encoding helix-turn-helix domain-containing protein has translation MKIYQKIREYSKEKGETMKEIATAYGVTPQSIQLYFSGKNAMPLNFLAWYIETHPDLDLYALFDKKQQNIVAEPKPTYQKKVNKQDVIDKIVAILEKEL, from the coding sequence ATGAAAATATACCAGAAGATACGGGAATACAGCAAAGAAAAGGGAGAAACCATGAAGGAAATCGCCACTGCTTATGGCGTTACCCCACAATCTATTCAACTTTATTTCTCTGGAAAAAATGCAATGCCTCTTAATTTTTTAGCATGGTATATTGAAACCCACCCGGATTTGGACTTGTATGCCCTGTTTGATAAAAAACAACAAAATATTGTTGCAGAACCTAAGCCTACCTATCAAAAGAAAGTAAACAAACAGGACGTTATTGATAAGATCGTGGCCATCCTTGAAAAGGAGTTGTAA
- the queG gene encoding tRNA epoxyqueuosine(34) reductase QueG: MNSTAEKYSQLIKTKAKSFGFQNCGISKADFLEEDAPNLEKWLKNNFHGEMKYMENHFDKRLDPRLLVEGSKSVISLSYNYFPEEKISALENFKISKYAYAEDYHEVIKEILREMVTELQEEIGEFGFRVFVDSAPVLERSWARKSGIGWVGKNANLITKQSGSFYFLAEIICDLELIPDHPVTDHCGSCRKCIDACPTNAIISEKIIDGSKCISYATIELKNEIPDYFKDKMDDWMFGCDVCQDVCPWNRFSAPHQQTKFKPNEALKNFKKGEWKELTQELFSEIFRKSPVKRTKFAGLKRNIEFLDQSEEKK; encoded by the coding sequence ATGAATTCAACTGCCGAAAAATATTCACAGCTCATAAAAACCAAAGCCAAAAGTTTTGGGTTTCAAAACTGTGGAATTTCAAAGGCAGATTTCCTGGAGGAAGATGCGCCCAATCTTGAAAAATGGCTGAAAAATAATTTCCACGGCGAGATGAAATACATGGAAAATCATTTTGATAAAAGACTTGATCCCAGATTATTGGTGGAAGGTTCAAAATCAGTGATTTCACTCTCGTATAATTATTTTCCTGAAGAAAAAATTTCTGCGCTGGAGAACTTCAAGATTTCAAAATATGCTTATGCGGAAGATTATCATGAAGTCATCAAAGAAATTCTTCGTGAAATGGTAACTGAGCTGCAGGAGGAAATTGGGGAGTTCGGATTTCGGGTTTTTGTAGATTCTGCACCCGTTTTGGAGAGAAGCTGGGCCAGGAAATCAGGAATAGGATGGGTAGGAAAGAACGCCAATCTGATTACCAAGCAAAGCGGTTCTTTTTACTTTTTGGCTGAAATCATCTGCGATTTGGAGCTTATTCCGGATCATCCGGTGACCGATCATTGCGGAAGTTGTAGAAAATGCATTGATGCCTGTCCTACCAACGCCATTATTTCTGAAAAAATAATTGACGGAAGCAAGTGCATCTCATATGCAACCATAGAATTAAAAAATGAAATTCCGGACTATTTCAAAGATAAGATGGATGATTGGATGTTTGGTTGTGACGTTTGTCAGGATGTATGTCCATGGAATCGGTTTTCGGCACCTCATCAGCAGACAAAATTCAAACCGAATGAAGCTTTAAAAAACTTTAAAAAAGGAGAATGGAAAGAACTTACTCAGGAGCTATTCTCCGAAATCTTCAGAAAATCTCCTGTAAAGAGAACAAAATTTGCAGGTTTGAAAAGAAATATTGAGTTTTTGGACCAATCTGAAGAGAAAAAATAG